In Vigna angularis cultivar LongXiaoDou No.4 chromosome 8, ASM1680809v1, whole genome shotgun sequence, one DNA window encodes the following:
- the LOC108345065 gene encoding protein DETOXIFICATION 54 yields MRDNKDQDFFSHKFPTTSQVVEEMKELWGMALPITAMNMLVFVRAVVSVLFLGRLGSLELAGGALSIGFTNITGYSVLVGLAAGLEPVCSQAYGSKNWDLLSLSLQRMVLILLMAIIPISLLWLNLERIMLFMGQDSAITGMASIYCFYSLPDLLTNTFLQPLRVFLRSQKVTKPMMYCSLVAVLFHVPLNYLLVVVMELGVPGVAMASVLTNLNMVVLIAGYMCVCRKREMVLKWGYGGGVVASLCSGLGQLMEFAVPSCLMICLEWWWYEIVTVLAGYLPRPTLAVAATGILIQTTSMMYTVPMALAGCVSARVGNELGAGKPYKAKLAAMVALGCAFVIGFINVTWTVILGQRWAGLFTNDEPVKALVASVMPIMGLCELGNYPQTTGCGILRGTARPGVGAHINLGSFYFVGTPVAVGLAFWFKVGFSGLWFGLLSAQVACAVSIMYVVLVRTDWEAEALKAEKLTRVEMGSINGLRNKENEKDEEMRGLLGNGNRNNKDDIC; encoded by the exons TGTGAGGGCAGTGGTTTCTGTTCTCTTCTTGGGTAGGCTTGGAAGCCTAGAGCTAGCAGGTGGTGCACTTTCCATAGGCTTCACCAACATAACAGGGTACTCTGTTCTTGTGGGTCTTGCAGCAGGCCTAGAACCTGTGTGCAGCCAAGCCTATGGTAGCAAAAACTGGGACctcctctctctttctctccaaCGAATGGTCCTAATCCTTCTCATGGCAATCATTCCCATAAGTCTTCTCTGGCTGAACCTTGAGAGGATCATGCTGTTCATGGGCCAAGACAGTGCCATAACAGGAATGGCATCAATCTACTGTTTCTACTCTCTACCAGACCTTTTAACAAACACCTTTCTCCAACCTTTAAGGGTTTTTTTAAGGTCCCAAAAGGTGACCAAACCTATGATGTATTGCTCCCTTGTAGCAGTGTTGTTCCATGTTCCACTGAACTACTtgttggtggtggtgatggAGCTGGGGGTGCCTGGGGTGGCCATGGCTTCTGTGCTGACCAATCTGAACATGGTGGTGCTTATAGCAGGGTATATGTGTGTGTGCAGGAAGAGGGAGATGGTGTTGAAGTGGGGATATGGAGGGGGAGTGGTGGCTAGTTTGTGTTCTGGGTTGGGGCAGTTGATGGAGTTTGCTGTGCCTAGTTGCCTTATGATATGTTTAGAGTGGTGGTGGTACGAGATTGTGACTGTGCTGGCTGGGTACTTGCCACGTCCAACACTGGCTGTGGCTGCCACTGGTATTCTGATTCAGACAACTAGCATGATGTACACTGTCCCCATGGCACTTGCAGGGTGTGTTTCTGCCAGG GTAGGGAATGAGCTTGGAGCTGGAAAACCATACAAGGCAAAGCTAGCAGCAATGGTTGCATTAGGATGTGCTTTTGTGATAGGCTTCATCAATGTGACATGGACTGTGATATTAGGTCAAAGATGGGCCGGGCTTTTCACCAATGATGAGCCAGTCAAAGCCTTGGTTGCCTCAGTGATGCCAATTATGGGCCTGTGTGAGCTTGGGAACTACCCACAAACCACGGGCTGTGGGATTTTGCGCGGCACAGCACGGCCCGGTGTGGGGGCCCATATAAACCTGGGCTCATTCTACTTCGTGGGCACTCCGGTGGCAGTGGGCCTGGCATTTTGGTTCAAGGTTGGGTTCAGTGGGCTTTGGTTTGGGCTTCTGTCTGCCCAGGTGGCATGTGCAGTGTCAATCATGTATGTTGTGTTGGTGAGGACTGATTGGGAAGCTGAGGCCCTGAAGGCTGAAAAGCTCACAAGGGTGGAAATGGGTAGTATCAATGGGCTTAGGAACAAGGAGAATGAGAAAGATGAGGAAATGAGAGGGTTGTTGGGAAATGGAAATAGGAACAACAAAGATGACATTTGctaa